A window of Fusarium musae strain F31 chromosome 1, whole genome shotgun sequence genomic DNA:
aacaatTGCTAACATTGATTTTATTAGGTCCCCGAAGCTGGTAATTACACACGCCCTGCAAAACCCAGACTATGAATCAAGCTAACCCACGCGcgcagatgaggaagatggcttGGAGGAGATTGACCCCAGCAACATCGTCGAAGGCCGCCGTACTCGAGGTGCCCAAATTGACTTCGCCAAGGCCGCCGAGCAAGTCCCTgccgacgacgaggatgaggaagacgatgaagacttCCAGCCCCCCAACGAGGACATCAAGATGTCTGACTAAATGCACGTCGGGACCTCATCTGACGGATGTTTATGGAGGGGACAGTACGATGTTATGAATTTTGGAACTGAgcaaaaataaaaaggcgTGGGCGCGGATGATTATACATGTTTACCCTGTCTCTGGGCTTGGGGATCTAGGCGGCACGGAGTCGTGGATAGCATCAGCCACCTTTAGCATTCAACCGCTTGCATATGTACTGTACGCGTGCAGTTACATGCATTTATGAGCAATTTGAAATGACATGAATACAGTCAAAACCCTGTGCAAGATCAATGTTGAGATGCTTATCACGCGCTGATTTGAACAAATTGTAGCTATGCTGAAGCTCTGCCTGCCATGTTTGACTCACCTATGCCTACCATCCACAGTAAAACCATCATACTCGTCATTGTATACGTAATTAAGTGCccatctcaacaacaactcaaCTTAATAATCGTGACTTGTCCTCAAGTCGAAATTCAACACCGAGCTTCAAACCATGACACGGGATTGGACAGCCCCTCGGTACGTATCCTCCGTCCTCCCCCAATCCAATGAGCCAGACCGCTGTCATCAGCTAAGAGAACACCTAAGAAAAACAACCAGGGTATCGTAGGGGGGAGGACCCAAGATTCGCGAACCCCTCGGTAATTTTCTtaatcttcatctccttcataCACAAACCCCTTCTTGGTTCGTCTCCCCGGCTATCTGGTCTCGACAGAATAGTCATGGCGCAACGGTACGACGCTCTTTTGCAGATGGTGGCAAATCGCATCATCGGAACCCGAACAATCGATTCGAGACAGGATATTGACAGCGCATCATAGATTCGGTGCATCGTCGCTTCATCAGCGCGACTCTCGCAGCGCTCTCTTCGAGGGCTATACCGGCGACGCAGCATCTCGACGACCCGTTAGCGCGAGCCCAAACCGAGGATACGGCTACGGCGGATACGGAGCCCCCTCGCCTTCGCCCCTTGGACAGGGAGGTTTCGATGCATCAAGACCTGGTTCGTTCCGCTCTGCGACGCCGAAC
This region includes:
- a CDS encoding hypothetical protein (EggNog:ENOG41), with product MADNNATLPQDPSQVQGAAFAEEKGKGKAPAEQMTEDTAMDEDDDDDSDDDDDEEVPEADEEDGLEEIDPSNIVEGRRTRGAQIDFAKAAEQVPADDEDEEDDEDFQPPNEDIKMSD